A genomic region of Microlunatus sagamiharensis contains the following coding sequences:
- a CDS encoding sulfite oxidase-like oxidoreductase, producing MTVSHGFGGRRRPQRTDLPPGQYDAGREWPVLTAEVTPHLDPQQWTMSVDGLVDRPSTWSWDEMHALPQSDYEGPIHCVTTWSKFGMTWSGVSVDLLLDAVGVQDSAKYVLATSTTGYTTNLPLEHLRGGKAWVAWSADGKPLTREHGGPVRLLVPHLYFWKSAKWVTRLTLLEHDQQGFWEVNGYHDLGDPWLEQRYQGD from the coding sequence ATGACCGTCTCCCACGGGTTCGGCGGCCGCCGCCGGCCCCAGCGCACCGACCTCCCGCCCGGGCAGTACGACGCGGGGCGCGAGTGGCCCGTGCTCACCGCCGAGGTCACGCCGCACCTCGACCCGCAGCAGTGGACGATGAGCGTCGACGGCCTCGTCGACCGCCCGTCCACCTGGTCCTGGGACGAGATGCACGCGCTCCCCCAGTCCGACTACGAGGGCCCGATCCACTGCGTGACGACCTGGTCGAAGTTCGGGATGACGTGGTCGGGCGTGAGCGTGGACCTGCTCCTCGACGCGGTCGGCGTGCAGGACTCCGCGAAGTACGTCCTGGCGACCTCGACCACCGGGTACACGACCAACCTGCCGCTGGAGCACCTGCGCGGCGGCAAGGCGTGGGTCGCCTGGTCGGCCGACGGCAAGCCGCTCACCCGCGAGCACGGCGGGCCGGTCCGGCTGCTCGTGCCGCACCTCTACTTCTGGAAGTCGGCCAAGTGGGTCACCCGGCTGACGCTGCTCGAGCACGACCAGCAGGGCTTCTGGGAGGTCAACGGCTACCACGACCTCGGCGACCCCTGGCTCGAGCAGCGCTACCAGGGTGACTGA
- a CDS encoding FAD-binding oxidoreductase: protein MTEPVPSAPLAPAPAPAGGWRTATVREVAHPHPRGVRLRLEVPDRVDHLPGQHYVVRLTAPDGYTAQRSYSLASSPDDPLVELYVERLDDGEVSTYLADEVGVGDAIDVRGPIGGWFVWRGDAPALGVGGGTGVVPLVAMLRHARHVGHPDRLRLAVAARTGDDLPYGDELRAAGAVVALSREADASGRAAGRLRPDEVAALVEDRGEGWTAFVCGSAGFAESATGLLTGLGVATGDVRVERFGPS from the coding sequence GTGACTGAACCCGTCCCGAGCGCCCCCCTCGCCCCTGCACCCGCGCCGGCCGGCGGCTGGCGCACGGCGACGGTCCGCGAGGTCGCCCACCCGCACCCGCGCGGGGTGCGGCTGCGCCTCGAGGTGCCCGACCGGGTCGACCACCTGCCCGGCCAGCACTACGTCGTGCGCCTCACCGCACCCGACGGCTACACCGCGCAGCGCTCGTACTCCCTCGCCTCCTCCCCCGACGACCCCCTGGTCGAGCTCTACGTCGAGCGCCTCGACGACGGCGAGGTGTCCACCTACCTGGCCGACGAGGTCGGCGTGGGCGACGCGATCGACGTCCGCGGGCCGATCGGCGGCTGGTTCGTCTGGCGCGGCGACGCCCCCGCACTGGGCGTGGGCGGCGGCACCGGCGTGGTGCCGCTGGTGGCGATGCTGCGCCACGCCCGCCACGTCGGGCACCCCGACCGGCTGCGGCTGGCCGTCGCCGCCCGCACCGGGGACGACCTCCCGTACGGCGACGAGCTGCGTGCCGCGGGCGCGGTGGTCGCCCTGAGTCGCGAGGCCGACGCCTCCGGTCGCGCCGCCGGACGCCTCCGGCCCGACGAGGTCGCGGCCCTGGTCGAGGACCGGGGCGAGGGCTGGACGGCCTTCGTGTGCGGCTCGGCCGGGTTCGCCGAGTCGGCGACCGGGCTGCTCACCGGCCTCGGCGTCGCGACAGGCGACGTCCGCGTCGAGCGGTTCGGTCCGAGCTGA